One genomic region from Equus asinus isolate D_3611 breed Donkey chromosome 8, EquAss-T2T_v2, whole genome shotgun sequence encodes:
- the FANCE gene encoding Fanconi anemia group E protein isoform X2, producing the protein MAAPETAGAAAEGAEAAPWAHLEAPVRFLLQALQAGPDGARRGLGVLRTLGGRAREPFDWGRVLEALCREEPVVEGPDCRLQLKPLLLRLPPLCRRNLMSLLTAVRPVLPESRLLPVLQIAQQDSSPDPDVWLRALAELLRRDLGGGVSTEGASPLSTRCQRQLRGLCRRLGQGGRRLKLSQVPDPEEEEKEEEDKGSQQPGKRRKEPEEEPASPEGESAPKRFRRLDREDGEEEESQEEERPEHEALEFLAAGEGTSPIEDQPVAGAEPNEAGQSLEDAKGLAESLELPRAIQGLEGLEGTPPVELQLLHECSPGQVDLLCAQLQLPQLSDTGLLQLCTWLLSLSPDLSLSNATVLTRNLFLGRVLSLTSSASRLLTTALTSFCAKYTYPVCRALVGPVLQAPETGPAQIELLCCLMKDEALEPDVQVLMLGQILELPWKEHMSLVLQSLLERQVEMTPEKFNVLMENLCKEGPAATTSLAYAKLVLTVLTKYQANITETQRLGLAAALELNATFLRKSLQAALRHLAP; encoded by the exons ATGGCGGCCCCGGAGACGGCGGGCGCTGCGGCGGAGGGCGCGGAGGCGGCGCCCTGGGCGCACCTGGAGGCCCCGGTGCGCTTCCTGCTGCAGGCGCTGCAAGCGGGGCCTGACGGCGCGCGGCGCGGCCTGGGTGTGCTGCGGACGCTGGGCGGCCGGGCCCGGGAGCCCTTCGACTGGGGCCGCGTCCTCGAGGCGCTGTGCCGGGAGGAGCCCGTCGTCGAGGGCCCGGACTGTCGCCTGCAGCT GAAACCGCTGCTGCTGCGATTGCCCCCGTTATGCCGGAGAAACCTGATGTCCTTGCTGACGGCTGTTCGGCCGGTGCTGCCTGAAAGCAGGCTCCTCCCTGTGCTGCAGATTGCACAGCAGGACTCGAGCCCTGACCCTGACGTCTGGCTCCGGGCCCTGGCGGAATTGCTGCGAAGGGATCTGGGTGGTGGAGTCTCCACGGAGGGAGCGTCCCCACTGTCCACAAGGTGCCAGAGACAGCTCCGAGGCCTGTGTCGGCGGCTGGGCCAGGGGGGCAGGAGGTTGAAGTTGTCCCAGGTTCCAGAccctgaagaggaagaaaaggaggaggaggacaagggctcccagcagcccggGAAACGCAGAAAGGAGCCAGAGGAGGAACCTGCCAGTCCTGAGGGAGAGAGTGCCCCCAAAAGGTTCCGGCGTTTGGACAGGGAAGacggggaagaagaagaaagccaggaggaggagagaccTGAACATGAAGCTTTGGAATTCCTGGCAGCTGGAGAAGGCACATCACCCATTGAGGACCAGCCTGTTGCAGGGGCTGAGCCCAATGAGGCTGGTCAGAGTCTGGAGGATGCTAAGGGCCTGGCTGAGAGTTTGGAGTTGCCCAGAGCTATCCAG GGGTTGGAGGGGTTGGAGGGCACCCCCCCGGTCGAACTGCAGCTTCTTCACGAATGCAGTCCTGGCCAG GTggacctgctctgtgcccagctgCAGCTCCCCCAGCTCTCGGACACAGGTCTCCTGCAGCTCTGCACCTGGCTGCTGTCCCTGTCACCAGATCTTAGCCTCAGCAATGCTACTGTGCTGACCAGGAACCTCTTTCTTGGGCGA GTTCTCTCCCTGACTTCCTCAGCCTCCCGCCTGCTCACGACTGCCCTGACCTCCTTCTGTGCCAAGTATACCTACCCTGTCTGCAGAGCCCTCGTTGGCCCTGTGCTCCAGGCCCCGGAAACAG GTCCAGCTCAAATAGAGTTACTGTGTTGCCTTATGAAGGATGAGGCCCTGGAGCCAGATGTGCAGGTTCTAATGCTGGG ACAGATCCTGGAGCTGCCCTGGAAGGAGCACATGTCCTTGGTGTTGCAGTCGCTCCTGGAGCGGCAG GTGGAGATGACCCCGGAGAAGTTCAATGTGTTGATGGAGAACCTCTGTAAAGAGGGGCCAGCGGCCACCACATCCCTGGCCTATGCCAAGCTCGTGCTGACAGTATTGACCAAGTATCAGGCCAAC atCACTGAAACCCAGAGGCTGGGCCTGGCTGCAGCCCTCGAGCTCAACGCCACTTTCCTGAGGAAGTCCCTGCAGGCTGCCCTCAGACACCTGGCCCCCTGA
- the FANCE gene encoding Fanconi anemia group E protein isoform X5, with protein MAAPETAGAAAEGAEAAPWAHLEAPVRFLLQALQAGPDGARRGLGVLRTLGGRAREPFDWGRVLEALCREEPVVEGPDCRLQLKPLLLRLPPLCRRNLMSLLTAVRPVLPESRLLPVLQIAQQDSSPDPDVWLRALAELLRRDLGGGVSTEGASPLSTRCQRQLRGLCRRLGQGGRRLKLSQVPDPEEEEKEEEDKGSQQPGKRRKEPEEEPASPEGESAPKRFRRLDREDGEEEESQEEERPEHEALEFLAAGEGTSPIEDQPVAGAEPNEAGQSLEDAKGLAESLELPRAIQDQVPRLQHLLKTFGEGLEGLEGTPPVELQLLHECSPGQVDLLCAQLQLPQLSDTGLLQLCTWLLSLSPDLSLSNATVLTRNLFLGRVLSLTSSASRLLTTALTSFCAKYTYPVCRALVGPVLQAPETDRSWSCPGRSTCPWCCSRSWSGRSLKPRGWAWLQPSSSTPLS; from the exons ATGGCGGCCCCGGAGACGGCGGGCGCTGCGGCGGAGGGCGCGGAGGCGGCGCCCTGGGCGCACCTGGAGGCCCCGGTGCGCTTCCTGCTGCAGGCGCTGCAAGCGGGGCCTGACGGCGCGCGGCGCGGCCTGGGTGTGCTGCGGACGCTGGGCGGCCGGGCCCGGGAGCCCTTCGACTGGGGCCGCGTCCTCGAGGCGCTGTGCCGGGAGGAGCCCGTCGTCGAGGGCCCGGACTGTCGCCTGCAGCT GAAACCGCTGCTGCTGCGATTGCCCCCGTTATGCCGGAGAAACCTGATGTCCTTGCTGACGGCTGTTCGGCCGGTGCTGCCTGAAAGCAGGCTCCTCCCTGTGCTGCAGATTGCACAGCAGGACTCGAGCCCTGACCCTGACGTCTGGCTCCGGGCCCTGGCGGAATTGCTGCGAAGGGATCTGGGTGGTGGAGTCTCCACGGAGGGAGCGTCCCCACTGTCCACAAGGTGCCAGAGACAGCTCCGAGGCCTGTGTCGGCGGCTGGGCCAGGGGGGCAGGAGGTTGAAGTTGTCCCAGGTTCCAGAccctgaagaggaagaaaaggaggaggaggacaagggctcccagcagcccggGAAACGCAGAAAGGAGCCAGAGGAGGAACCTGCCAGTCCTGAGGGAGAGAGTGCCCCCAAAAGGTTCCGGCGTTTGGACAGGGAAGacggggaagaagaagaaagccaggaggaggagagaccTGAACATGAAGCTTTGGAATTCCTGGCAGCTGGAGAAGGCACATCACCCATTGAGGACCAGCCTGTTGCAGGGGCTGAGCCCAATGAGGCTGGTCAGAGTCTGGAGGATGCTAAGGGCCTGGCTGAGAGTTTGGAGTTGCCCAGAGCTATCCAG GACCAGGTTCCCAGGCTGCAGCATCTGCTCAAGACCTTCGGGGAG GGGTTGGAGGGGTTGGAGGGCACCCCCCCGGTCGAACTGCAGCTTCTTCACGAATGCAGTCCTGGCCAG GTggacctgctctgtgcccagctgCAGCTCCCCCAGCTCTCGGACACAGGTCTCCTGCAGCTCTGCACCTGGCTGCTGTCCCTGTCACCAGATCTTAGCCTCAGCAATGCTACTGTGCTGACCAGGAACCTCTTTCTTGGGCGA GTTCTCTCCCTGACTTCCTCAGCCTCCCGCCTGCTCACGACTGCCCTGACCTCCTTCTGTGCCAAGTATACCTACCCTGTCTGCAGAGCCCTCGTTGGCCCTGTGCTCCAGGCCCCGGAAACAG ACAGATCCTGGAGCTGCCCTGGAAGGAGCACATGTCCTTGGTGTTGCAGTCGCTCCTGGAGCGGCAG atCACTGAAACCCAGAGGCTGGGCCTGGCTGCAGCCCTCGAGCTCAACGCCACTTTCCTGA
- the FANCE gene encoding Fanconi anemia group E protein isoform X4 — protein MAAPETAGAAAEGAEAAPWAHLEAPVRFLLQALQAGPDGARRGLGVLRTLGGRAREPFDWGRVLEALCREEPVVEGPDCRLQLKPLLLRLPPLCRRNLMSLLTAVRPVLPESRLLPVLQIAQQDSSPDPDVWLRALAELLRRDLGGGVSTEGASPLSTRCQRQLRGLCRRLGQGGRRLKLSQVPDPEEEEKEEEDKGSQQPGKRRKEPEEEPASPEGESAPKRFRRLDREDGEEEESQEEERPEHEALEFLAAGEGTSPIEDQPVAGAEPNEAGQSLEDAKGLAESLELPRAIQDQVPRLQHLLKTFGEGLEGLEGTPPVELQLLHECSPGQVDLLCAQLQLPQLSDTGLLQLCTWLLSLSPDLSLSNATVLTRNLFLGRVLSLTSSASRLLTTALTSFCAKYTYPVCRALVGPVLQAPETGPAQIELLCCLMKDEALEPDVQVLMLGQILELPWKEHMSLVLQSLLERQITETQRLGLAAALELNATFLRKSLQAALRHLAP, from the exons ATGGCGGCCCCGGAGACGGCGGGCGCTGCGGCGGAGGGCGCGGAGGCGGCGCCCTGGGCGCACCTGGAGGCCCCGGTGCGCTTCCTGCTGCAGGCGCTGCAAGCGGGGCCTGACGGCGCGCGGCGCGGCCTGGGTGTGCTGCGGACGCTGGGCGGCCGGGCCCGGGAGCCCTTCGACTGGGGCCGCGTCCTCGAGGCGCTGTGCCGGGAGGAGCCCGTCGTCGAGGGCCCGGACTGTCGCCTGCAGCT GAAACCGCTGCTGCTGCGATTGCCCCCGTTATGCCGGAGAAACCTGATGTCCTTGCTGACGGCTGTTCGGCCGGTGCTGCCTGAAAGCAGGCTCCTCCCTGTGCTGCAGATTGCACAGCAGGACTCGAGCCCTGACCCTGACGTCTGGCTCCGGGCCCTGGCGGAATTGCTGCGAAGGGATCTGGGTGGTGGAGTCTCCACGGAGGGAGCGTCCCCACTGTCCACAAGGTGCCAGAGACAGCTCCGAGGCCTGTGTCGGCGGCTGGGCCAGGGGGGCAGGAGGTTGAAGTTGTCCCAGGTTCCAGAccctgaagaggaagaaaaggaggaggaggacaagggctcccagcagcccggGAAACGCAGAAAGGAGCCAGAGGAGGAACCTGCCAGTCCTGAGGGAGAGAGTGCCCCCAAAAGGTTCCGGCGTTTGGACAGGGAAGacggggaagaagaagaaagccaggaggaggagagaccTGAACATGAAGCTTTGGAATTCCTGGCAGCTGGAGAAGGCACATCACCCATTGAGGACCAGCCTGTTGCAGGGGCTGAGCCCAATGAGGCTGGTCAGAGTCTGGAGGATGCTAAGGGCCTGGCTGAGAGTTTGGAGTTGCCCAGAGCTATCCAG GACCAGGTTCCCAGGCTGCAGCATCTGCTCAAGACCTTCGGGGAG GGGTTGGAGGGGTTGGAGGGCACCCCCCCGGTCGAACTGCAGCTTCTTCACGAATGCAGTCCTGGCCAG GTggacctgctctgtgcccagctgCAGCTCCCCCAGCTCTCGGACACAGGTCTCCTGCAGCTCTGCACCTGGCTGCTGTCCCTGTCACCAGATCTTAGCCTCAGCAATGCTACTGTGCTGACCAGGAACCTCTTTCTTGGGCGA GTTCTCTCCCTGACTTCCTCAGCCTCCCGCCTGCTCACGACTGCCCTGACCTCCTTCTGTGCCAAGTATACCTACCCTGTCTGCAGAGCCCTCGTTGGCCCTGTGCTCCAGGCCCCGGAAACAG GTCCAGCTCAAATAGAGTTACTGTGTTGCCTTATGAAGGATGAGGCCCTGGAGCCAGATGTGCAGGTTCTAATGCTGGG ACAGATCCTGGAGCTGCCCTGGAAGGAGCACATGTCCTTGGTGTTGCAGTCGCTCCTGGAGCGGCAG atCACTGAAACCCAGAGGCTGGGCCTGGCTGCAGCCCTCGAGCTCAACGCCACTTTCCTGAGGAAGTCCCTGCAGGCTGCCCTCAGACACCTGGCCCCCTGA
- the FANCE gene encoding Fanconi anemia group E protein isoform X3, giving the protein MAAPETAGAAAEGAEAAPWAHLEAPVRFLLQALQAGPDGARRGLGVLRTLGGRAREPFDWGRVLEALCREEPVVEGPDCRLQLKPLLLRLPPLCRRNLMSLLTAVRPVLPESRLLPVLQIAQQDSSPDPDVWLRALAELLRRDLGGGVSTEGASPLSTRCQRQLRGLCRRLGQGGRRLKLSQVPDPEEEEKEEEDKGSQQPGKRRKEPEEEPASPEGESAPKRFRRLDREDGEEEESQEEERPEHEALEFLAAGEGTSPIEDQPVAGAEPNEAGQSLEDAKGLAESLELPRAIQDQVPRLQHLLKTFGEVDLLCAQLQLPQLSDTGLLQLCTWLLSLSPDLSLSNATVLTRNLFLGRVLSLTSSASRLLTTALTSFCAKYTYPVCRALVGPVLQAPETGPAQIELLCCLMKDEALEPDVQVLMLGQILELPWKEHMSLVLQSLLERQVEMTPEKFNVLMENLCKEGPAATTSLAYAKLVLTVLTKYQANITETQRLGLAAALELNATFLRKSLQAALRHLAP; this is encoded by the exons ATGGCGGCCCCGGAGACGGCGGGCGCTGCGGCGGAGGGCGCGGAGGCGGCGCCCTGGGCGCACCTGGAGGCCCCGGTGCGCTTCCTGCTGCAGGCGCTGCAAGCGGGGCCTGACGGCGCGCGGCGCGGCCTGGGTGTGCTGCGGACGCTGGGCGGCCGGGCCCGGGAGCCCTTCGACTGGGGCCGCGTCCTCGAGGCGCTGTGCCGGGAGGAGCCCGTCGTCGAGGGCCCGGACTGTCGCCTGCAGCT GAAACCGCTGCTGCTGCGATTGCCCCCGTTATGCCGGAGAAACCTGATGTCCTTGCTGACGGCTGTTCGGCCGGTGCTGCCTGAAAGCAGGCTCCTCCCTGTGCTGCAGATTGCACAGCAGGACTCGAGCCCTGACCCTGACGTCTGGCTCCGGGCCCTGGCGGAATTGCTGCGAAGGGATCTGGGTGGTGGAGTCTCCACGGAGGGAGCGTCCCCACTGTCCACAAGGTGCCAGAGACAGCTCCGAGGCCTGTGTCGGCGGCTGGGCCAGGGGGGCAGGAGGTTGAAGTTGTCCCAGGTTCCAGAccctgaagaggaagaaaaggaggaggaggacaagggctcccagcagcccggGAAACGCAGAAAGGAGCCAGAGGAGGAACCTGCCAGTCCTGAGGGAGAGAGTGCCCCCAAAAGGTTCCGGCGTTTGGACAGGGAAGacggggaagaagaagaaagccaggaggaggagagaccTGAACATGAAGCTTTGGAATTCCTGGCAGCTGGAGAAGGCACATCACCCATTGAGGACCAGCCTGTTGCAGGGGCTGAGCCCAATGAGGCTGGTCAGAGTCTGGAGGATGCTAAGGGCCTGGCTGAGAGTTTGGAGTTGCCCAGAGCTATCCAG GACCAGGTTCCCAGGCTGCAGCATCTGCTCAAGACCTTCGGGGAG GTggacctgctctgtgcccagctgCAGCTCCCCCAGCTCTCGGACACAGGTCTCCTGCAGCTCTGCACCTGGCTGCTGTCCCTGTCACCAGATCTTAGCCTCAGCAATGCTACTGTGCTGACCAGGAACCTCTTTCTTGGGCGA GTTCTCTCCCTGACTTCCTCAGCCTCCCGCCTGCTCACGACTGCCCTGACCTCCTTCTGTGCCAAGTATACCTACCCTGTCTGCAGAGCCCTCGTTGGCCCTGTGCTCCAGGCCCCGGAAACAG GTCCAGCTCAAATAGAGTTACTGTGTTGCCTTATGAAGGATGAGGCCCTGGAGCCAGATGTGCAGGTTCTAATGCTGGG ACAGATCCTGGAGCTGCCCTGGAAGGAGCACATGTCCTTGGTGTTGCAGTCGCTCCTGGAGCGGCAG GTGGAGATGACCCCGGAGAAGTTCAATGTGTTGATGGAGAACCTCTGTAAAGAGGGGCCAGCGGCCACCACATCCCTGGCCTATGCCAAGCTCGTGCTGACAGTATTGACCAAGTATCAGGCCAAC atCACTGAAACCCAGAGGCTGGGCCTGGCTGCAGCCCTCGAGCTCAACGCCACTTTCCTGAGGAAGTCCCTGCAGGCTGCCCTCAGACACCTGGCCCCCTGA
- the FANCE gene encoding Fanconi anemia group E protein isoform X1: MAAPETAGAAAEGAEAAPWAHLEAPVRFLLQALQAGPDGARRGLGVLRTLGGRAREPFDWGRVLEALCREEPVVEGPDCRLQLKPLLLRLPPLCRRNLMSLLTAVRPVLPESRLLPVLQIAQQDSSPDPDVWLRALAELLRRDLGGGVSTEGASPLSTRCQRQLRGLCRRLGQGGRRLKLSQVPDPEEEEKEEEDKGSQQPGKRRKEPEEEPASPEGESAPKRFRRLDREDGEEEESQEEERPEHEALEFLAAGEGTSPIEDQPVAGAEPNEAGQSLEDAKGLAESLELPRAIQDQVPRLQHLLKTFGEGLEGLEGTPPVELQLLHECSPGQVDLLCAQLQLPQLSDTGLLQLCTWLLSLSPDLSLSNATVLTRNLFLGRVLSLTSSASRLLTTALTSFCAKYTYPVCRALVGPVLQAPETGPAQIELLCCLMKDEALEPDVQVLMLGQILELPWKEHMSLVLQSLLERQVEMTPEKFNVLMENLCKEGPAATTSLAYAKLVLTVLTKYQANITETQRLGLAAALELNATFLRKSLQAALRHLAP, translated from the exons ATGGCGGCCCCGGAGACGGCGGGCGCTGCGGCGGAGGGCGCGGAGGCGGCGCCCTGGGCGCACCTGGAGGCCCCGGTGCGCTTCCTGCTGCAGGCGCTGCAAGCGGGGCCTGACGGCGCGCGGCGCGGCCTGGGTGTGCTGCGGACGCTGGGCGGCCGGGCCCGGGAGCCCTTCGACTGGGGCCGCGTCCTCGAGGCGCTGTGCCGGGAGGAGCCCGTCGTCGAGGGCCCGGACTGTCGCCTGCAGCT GAAACCGCTGCTGCTGCGATTGCCCCCGTTATGCCGGAGAAACCTGATGTCCTTGCTGACGGCTGTTCGGCCGGTGCTGCCTGAAAGCAGGCTCCTCCCTGTGCTGCAGATTGCACAGCAGGACTCGAGCCCTGACCCTGACGTCTGGCTCCGGGCCCTGGCGGAATTGCTGCGAAGGGATCTGGGTGGTGGAGTCTCCACGGAGGGAGCGTCCCCACTGTCCACAAGGTGCCAGAGACAGCTCCGAGGCCTGTGTCGGCGGCTGGGCCAGGGGGGCAGGAGGTTGAAGTTGTCCCAGGTTCCAGAccctgaagaggaagaaaaggaggaggaggacaagggctcccagcagcccggGAAACGCAGAAAGGAGCCAGAGGAGGAACCTGCCAGTCCTGAGGGAGAGAGTGCCCCCAAAAGGTTCCGGCGTTTGGACAGGGAAGacggggaagaagaagaaagccaggaggaggagagaccTGAACATGAAGCTTTGGAATTCCTGGCAGCTGGAGAAGGCACATCACCCATTGAGGACCAGCCTGTTGCAGGGGCTGAGCCCAATGAGGCTGGTCAGAGTCTGGAGGATGCTAAGGGCCTGGCTGAGAGTTTGGAGTTGCCCAGAGCTATCCAG GACCAGGTTCCCAGGCTGCAGCATCTGCTCAAGACCTTCGGGGAG GGGTTGGAGGGGTTGGAGGGCACCCCCCCGGTCGAACTGCAGCTTCTTCACGAATGCAGTCCTGGCCAG GTggacctgctctgtgcccagctgCAGCTCCCCCAGCTCTCGGACACAGGTCTCCTGCAGCTCTGCACCTGGCTGCTGTCCCTGTCACCAGATCTTAGCCTCAGCAATGCTACTGTGCTGACCAGGAACCTCTTTCTTGGGCGA GTTCTCTCCCTGACTTCCTCAGCCTCCCGCCTGCTCACGACTGCCCTGACCTCCTTCTGTGCCAAGTATACCTACCCTGTCTGCAGAGCCCTCGTTGGCCCTGTGCTCCAGGCCCCGGAAACAG GTCCAGCTCAAATAGAGTTACTGTGTTGCCTTATGAAGGATGAGGCCCTGGAGCCAGATGTGCAGGTTCTAATGCTGGG ACAGATCCTGGAGCTGCCCTGGAAGGAGCACATGTCCTTGGTGTTGCAGTCGCTCCTGGAGCGGCAG GTGGAGATGACCCCGGAGAAGTTCAATGTGTTGATGGAGAACCTCTGTAAAGAGGGGCCAGCGGCCACCACATCCCTGGCCTATGCCAAGCTCGTGCTGACAGTATTGACCAAGTATCAGGCCAAC atCACTGAAACCCAGAGGCTGGGCCTGGCTGCAGCCCTCGAGCTCAACGCCACTTTCCTGAGGAAGTCCCTGCAGGCTGCCCTCAGACACCTGGCCCCCTGA